From the Oncorhynchus nerka isolate Pitt River linkage group LG28, Oner_Uvic_2.0, whole genome shotgun sequence genome, one window contains:
- the LOC115112630 gene encoding delta-like protein D: MGRQSLVIAVILCVLICQGFCSGVFELKLQEFLNKKGVTGNTNCCKGASVIQKCECKTFFRICLKHYQVNVTPEPPCTYGGAMTPVLGSNSFQVPETTAEAFANPIPFSFGFTWPGTFSLIIEALHTDSDDDLSTDNPEGLISRFTTQKHLTVGDKWSSDLQTSGRTELKYSYRFVCDEHYYGEGCSVFCRPRDDAFGHFTCGDRGEIICNSGWKGTYCTEPICLPGCGEEHGFCDKPGECKCRVGFSGRYCDDCIRYPGCLHGTCQQPWQCSCLEGWGGLFCNQDLNYCTHHKPCMNGATCTNTGQGSYTCSCKPGFTGASCEIEVNECSDNPCQNGGSCTDLENTYTCACPPGFYGNSCELSAMTCADGPCFNGGRCADNPEGGYYCQCPLGYAGFNCEKKMDHCISNPCSNGAQCMDLVNSYMCQCPEGFSGANCEDNIDECTNYPCQNGGTCLDGMNDYTCTCPPGYTGKNCSSPIRKCEHNPCHNGATCHERYNRYVCACVPGYGGHNCQFLLPEHPQGQPGVEGAGKRYSDEEDQGTFPWTAVCAGIILALLLLVACAVLVVYIRVKVQQGSQQGDTQSESETMNNLANNCQRPDKDLSVSGIGTTGVKNTNKKVDFHPDNAGGEQNGHKSRCSSTDYNLVHELKPEDVLKEDQEKSEAKCSESNCSESFCSDSEFEEKHRKRLRSDSSENKCPEESTCNEASMCNDTKYQSVYVISDEKDECIIATEV, translated from the exons ATGGGACGCCAGTCGCTTGTGATAGCTGTCATCCTTTGTGTCTTGATATGCCAG GGTTTTTGTTCAGGGGTTTTCGAGTTGAAGTTGCAAGAGTTTCTCAACAAGAAAGGAGTGACAGGCAATACAAACTGCTGCAAAGGAGCCTCTGTGATCCAGAAGTGTGAATGCAAAACGTTTTTTAGAATCTGCTTGAAGCATTATCAAGTTAACGTAACACCGGAACCCCCTTGTACCTATGGTGGTGCGATGACTCCTGTCCTCGGATCAAACTCCTTCCAAGTGCCTGAAACAACTGCAGAAGCATTCGCCAACCCTATTCCGTTTTCTTTTGGATTCACGTGGCCG GGGACATTCTCTCTCATCATTGAGGCCCTACACACGGATTCTGACGATGATCTTTCAACAG ATAACCCTGAAGGTCTGATCAGTCGCTTCACCACTCAGAAGCATCTGACAGTGGGCGATAAGTGGTCGTCTGATTTACAGACTAGTGGAAGGACAGAGCTGAAGTACTCCTACCGATTTGTTTGTGATGAGCATTACTACGGGGAGGGTTGTTCTGTTTTCTGCCGTCCACGAGATGATGCCTTCGGTCACTTCACCTGTGGGGACCGTGGCGAGATCATCTGTAACTCAGGATGGAAGGGAACCTACTGCACAGAAC CAATCTGTCTTCCTGGTTGTGGCGAGGAGCACGGGTTCTGTGACAAGCCTGGTGAATGCAA GTGTAGAGTTGGCTTCAGTGGGCGTTACTGTGATGACTGCATCCGCTATCCAGGGTGTCTTCATGGCACCTGCCAGCAGCCGTGGCAGTGTAGCTGCCTGGAGGGGTGGGGTGGCCTCTTCTGCAACCAAG ATCTCAACTACTGCACACACCACAAGCCCTGCATGAATGGAGCCACTTGTACCAATACTGGCCAGGGTAGCTACACCTGCTCCTGTAAACCCGGCTTCACTGGGGCCAGCTGTGAGATTGAGGTTAATGAATGTTCCGACAACCCCTGCCAAAATGGGGGAAGCTGCACT GATTTAGAAAACACATACACATGTGCCTGCCCCCCAGGCTTCTATGGCAACAGCTGTGAACTCAGTGCCATGACCTGTGCCGATGGGCCTTGCTTTAACGGCGGACGCTGTGCTGACAACCCAGAGGGAGGATACTACTGCCAGTGTCCTCTCGGCTATGCCGGATTCAACTGTGAGAAGAAGATGGACCACTGCATCTCCAACCCATGCTCCAACG GTGCCCAGTGTATGGACCTTGTGAACTCCTACATGTGCCAGTGCCCTGAGGGCTTCTCCGGAGCCAACTGCGAGGACAACATTGATGAGTGCACCAACTACCCCTGCCAGAACGGTGGCACATGCTTGGATGGCATGAACGATTACACCTGCACCTGCCCACCTGGATACACCGGCAAGAACTGCAGCTCGCCCATCAGAAAATGTGAGCACAATCCCTGCCACAACGGAGCCACCTGCCACGAGAGGTATAATCGCTATGTGTGCGCCTGTGTGCCAGGCTACGGCGGCCATAACTGCCAGTTCCTCCTGCCGGAGCACCCCCAGGGCCAACCCGGGGTGGAAGGAGCTGGTAAGAGATACTCTGATGAAGAGGACCAAGGCACATTCCCCTGGACCGCAGTGTGTGCTGGGATTATCCtggcgctgctgctgctggtggccTGTGCCGTGCTGGTGGTTTACATCCGGGTCAAGGTGCAGCAGGGGAGTCAGCAGGGAGACACCCAAAGTGAGAGTGAGACCATGAACAACCTGGCCAACAACTGTCAACGGCCTGACAAGGACCTATCTGTCAGCGGGATCGGCACGACAGGGGTCaagaacaccaataagaaagTGGACTTTCACCCGGACAATGCTGGAGGAGAGCAGAATGGCCACAAGTCCCGATGCTCGTCAACGGATTATAATCTGGTGCATGAGCTGAAGCCAGAAGATGTGTTGAAAGAGGACCAAGAAAAGAGTGAAGCAAAGTGTTCTGAATCAAATTGTTCTGAATCTTTTTGTTCTGACAGTGAGTTTGAAGAGAAACACAGAAAACGTTTAAGGAG TGACTCCTCAGAAAATAAATGTCCAGAGGAGTCGACATGCAACGAAGCATCGATGTGCAATGACACAAAGTACCAGTCAGTCTACGTCATATCAGACGAGAAAGATGAATGTATCATTGCAACTGAG GTGTAA